The proteins below are encoded in one region of Candidatus Neomarinimicrobiota bacterium:
- a CDS encoding adenylate kinase: MRMIFLGPPGAGKGTQAKLIVKDYGIKQLSTGDLLREHRRLESDLGAEAQSFMDAGDLVPDGIILGMVEVEFSKPELDPGYILDGFPRTCPQADGLDELLGKLDQKLDHVLVLEVPDSELIRRLTARRSCSKCGHIYNLIFNPPKTEGICDHDGEPLIHRSDDTEATVQNRLEVYQTQTKPLIDHYEKQGLIRHIDGTGDVAQIYQRILTAIQ, translated from the coding sequence ATGCGTATGATCTTTTTAGGACCACCCGGAGCAGGCAAAGGTACTCAGGCCAAATTAATTGTTAAAGACTACGGAATTAAACAGTTGTCGACAGGTGATCTGCTCAGGGAACACCGCCGTTTGGAATCTGATCTTGGCGCAGAAGCACAAAGTTTTATGGATGCCGGCGACCTGGTTCCGGATGGCATAATATTAGGAATGGTTGAAGTGGAATTTTCCAAACCGGAATTGGATCCCGGCTATATCCTGGATGGCTTCCCCAGAACCTGTCCCCAGGCTGATGGACTGGATGAACTCCTGGGAAAACTGGATCAAAAGCTGGATCACGTATTGGTTCTGGAAGTTCCTGATTCTGAGTTGATCCGTCGACTGACAGCTCGCAGATCATGCTCGAAGTGTGGACACATCTACAATCTGATCTTCAATCCACCCAAAACAGAGGGCATCTGTGACCACGATGGCGAACCCCTCATTCACCGTTCCGATGATACGGAAGCCACAGTCCAAAACCGGCTGGAGGTCTACCAAACGCAAACCAAGCCCTTGATCGATCATTATGAAAAACAGGGACTTATCAGACATATTGACGGCACAGGAGATGTTGCTCAGATCTACCAGCGGATTCTGACTGCCATACAATAA